In Victivallaceae bacterium, a single window of DNA contains:
- a CDS encoding protease-like activity factor CPAF: protein MKKLFVSLAFCLLVSNFNGICGENKKYGVCDNSQSILFNGLQDLDFINHLVNTKYAPISWKEKIFGWSAEKELQNFRDRLSWHYYLKVSHIQEGMFKYFESLQDYHAGIHFFATERSYLPLVLKRTVNGSVFVVDALSNINGLSIGDEIIEFDGVPIRSVIAYKMKGKGGLTDLSNAVRSLTFVSKAGGASYVPSGCSSLLLRKSDGSLKNVVVSWHYTPEQVKDLLNIHTHIPTPYAVRSIFKHDQKKTQSVSQSLRTDMMPFFWQFRKHWESSFREHGLGAKLGFLPYFGHSVLWEQATGPFRAYICKVVDSAGISKNLGFIRIPTYSWEEMQDAVDEPWELFGKIVSFMQAHTDGLIIDQQNNPGGSVFYMYGLISMLIDQPVRLPLHHMTITQEEVESSVNWLETLKDVATDYQAQAVLGEHIEGLVTDIRSARAIKDFSQKIIREWEFGRYSFTNPLPLLGFDKVYPNPYYRYTKPIIMLINEECYSCGDLMPAIMKDNDRSLLIGQVTAGAGGFVYQVEFPNRSGINSCSLTGSMALRKDGSYIENVGVTPDVILNLTNFDLKSGDYKDYVQNVENLSLSWIQEHNSGMNASDPDPHFVIQ from the coding sequence ATGAAAAAATTATTTGTTAGTTTAGCCTTTTGTTTACTTGTCTCTAATTTTAATGGGATTTGTGGAGAAAATAAAAAATATGGAGTTTGCGACAACTCTCAAAGTATTTTATTCAATGGGCTTCAAGATCTTGATTTCATCAATCATTTGGTGAATACAAAGTATGCGCCTATCTCATGGAAAGAAAAAATTTTTGGGTGGAGTGCAGAAAAGGAATTGCAAAATTTTCGGGACAGGTTATCTTGGCATTATTATCTCAAAGTTTCCCATATACAAGAAGGCATGTTCAAATATTTTGAATCCCTTCAAGATTATCATGCGGGTATTCATTTTTTCGCTACCGAGCGTTCTTATTTACCCCTGGTTTTAAAGCGAACCGTAAATGGGAGCGTATTTGTTGTTGATGCTTTATCCAATATCAATGGATTGAGTATCGGAGATGAGATTATTGAATTTGACGGAGTTCCGATTAGAAGTGTTATTGCTTATAAGATGAAAGGAAAAGGAGGATTGACCGATCTCTCTAATGCAGTTCGAAGTCTGACTTTTGTGTCAAAAGCTGGTGGGGCCTCATATGTTCCTTCTGGTTGTTCCTCTTTATTGTTAAGGAAATCGGATGGGTCTTTAAAAAATGTTGTCGTATCTTGGCACTATACTCCGGAACAAGTGAAAGATCTTCTCAATATTCATACGCATATTCCTACTCCTTACGCAGTTCGCTCTATTTTTAAACATGATCAGAAAAAGACTCAATCAGTAAGTCAATCGCTTAGAACGGATATGATGCCCTTCTTTTGGCAATTCAGGAAACATTGGGAATCTTCTTTTAGAGAACACGGCTTAGGAGCTAAGTTAGGCTTTTTACCTTATTTCGGTCATTCCGTTTTATGGGAACAAGCGACAGGACCTTTCCGTGCCTATATTTGCAAAGTAGTCGATTCAGCTGGTATATCGAAGAACCTCGGTTTTATTCGAATACCTACCTATAGTTGGGAAGAAATGCAAGATGCGGTGGATGAGCCATGGGAATTATTCGGAAAGATAGTTTCTTTCATGCAAGCGCATACTGATGGGTTAATTATCGATCAACAAAATAATCCTGGTGGCAGCGTATTCTATATGTACGGATTAATTTCGATGTTGATTGATCAACCGGTAAGGCTCCCGTTACATCATATGACGATTACTCAAGAAGAAGTAGAATCGAGTGTTAATTGGTTAGAAACATTGAAAGATGTGGCAACGGATTATCAAGCGCAAGCAGTGCTTGGAGAGCATATAGAGGGGCTTGTCACCGATATTCGTTCGGCACGCGCTATTAAAGATTTTTCTCAAAAAATTATTCGAGAATGGGAATTCGGTAGATATTCTTTCACTAATCCTTTGCCCTTGCTTGGATTTGATAAAGTTTATCCGAATCCTTACTACAGGTATACTAAACCGATTATTATGTTAATTAATGAAGAGTGCTATTCTTGCGGGGATCTTATGCCTGCAATTATGAAGGATAACGATCGTTCTCTTCTTATTGGACAAGTTACGGCAGGGGCTGGTGGATTTGTCTATCAAGTAGAATTCCCTAACAGAAGCGGGATTAATTCTTGTTCATTGACGGGATCTATGGCTCTTAGAAAGGATGGCTCTTATATAGAGAATGTGGGAGTAACACCTGATGTGATCTTGAATTTGACGAATTTCGATCTGAAAAGCGGGGATTATAAAGATTATGTGCAAAATGTTGAAAATTTATCTTTATCTTGGATTCAAGAGCATAATTCAGGAATGAATGCTTCGGATCCAGATCCGCACTTTGTTATTCAATAA
- the ispH gene encoding 4-hydroxy-3-methylbut-2-enyl diphosphate reductase has protein sequence MKKLFLTNPRGFCAGVVRAINIVETALLKWGPPIYVKHEIVHNEHVVKSLQDKGVLFIEDLDIVPCGERVIYSAHGVSPEIRQQARKRGLQEVDATCGLVTKIHSAVKRFSKKGFQIILIGHRNHTEIIGIRGEAPENVIVVENIEDVETLPNFNEPVFCVTQTTLSLDDVKLISDALLKKYPTLQTLPTSSVCYATVNRQRALRAILDRVDLVLVIGDKKSSNSNRLCEVAIRRGIPAILIGDSSEISMDLIQNYSNIGLTAGASTPEYVVQSCITVLKDLGISEIEYITYVEEDVVFELPKELCLC, from the coding sequence ATGAAGAAATTATTTCTAACAAATCCCAGAGGCTTTTGTGCCGGAGTTGTTCGGGCTATTAATATTGTTGAGACTGCTTTGCTTAAATGGGGGCCTCCCATTTATGTTAAACATGAGATCGTTCATAACGAGCATGTTGTAAAATCTTTACAAGATAAAGGAGTTCTTTTTATAGAAGATTTGGATATCGTTCCTTGTGGTGAGCGAGTAATTTACTCAGCTCATGGAGTGTCGCCGGAAATTCGTCAGCAAGCTCGAAAAAGAGGCCTACAGGAAGTTGATGCTACTTGTGGTTTAGTTACTAAAATTCATTCGGCGGTTAAACGTTTTTCTAAAAAAGGTTTTCAAATTATCTTAATCGGACATAGAAATCATACGGAAATTATCGGTATAAGAGGAGAAGCTCCGGAAAATGTTATCGTTGTTGAAAATATTGAAGATGTAGAGACATTGCCTAACTTTAATGAACCAGTTTTTTGTGTTACACAAACGACTTTAAGTTTAGATGACGTAAAACTTATTTCGGATGCTTTATTGAAAAAATATCCTACTCTTCAAACGCTTCCTACTTCATCCGTTTGTTATGCTACAGTCAATAGACAAAGAGCTTTAAGAGCTATTTTAGATCGTGTAGATTTGGTATTGGTTATTGGAGATAAAAAAAGTTCTAATTCAAATAGACTGTGTGAGGTAGCTATTCGTAGAGGAATTCCTGCGATCTTAATAGGCGATTCTTCCGAAATTTCTATGGATCTTATTCAAAATTATTCGAATATAGGACTAACTGCGGGAGCTTCAACTCCTGAGTATGTGGTTCAATCCTGTATTACCGTATTAAAAGATTTAGGGATCTCTGAAATCGAGTACATCACTTATGTTGAAGAAGATGTTGTTTTTGAACTGCCGAAGGAATTATGCCTTTGTTAA
- a CDS encoding SycD/LcrH family type III secretion system chaperone has product MQALNQLLEKIAKQKKTSYPFPDDLERYMQDFVPSELMKEETFQKVFKITTEELERVYKEGYGFYLNENYSQSITIFRWLVFFNPYVSKFWIALGSSLHMSKEYEKALHAYGITAILRTQDPSPHYYAYACYSLLEEREEAEKALEIAWEKSQSPIYEKIRSQILKIKKQQAICSEV; this is encoded by the coding sequence ATGCAAGCTTTGAATCAACTCTTAGAAAAAATTGCGAAACAAAAAAAAACGAGCTACCCTTTCCCTGATGATCTTGAAAGATACATGCAAGATTTCGTTCCCTCTGAACTGATGAAAGAAGAAACTTTTCAAAAAGTTTTTAAAATAACTACTGAAGAACTTGAAAGAGTTTATAAAGAAGGTTATGGGTTCTATTTAAATGAAAATTACTCCCAAAGTATAACGATTTTTCGTTGGTTAGTCTTTTTCAATCCCTACGTTTCAAAATTTTGGATAGCTTTGGGATCTTCTCTTCACATGAGTAAGGAATATGAAAAGGCTTTGCATGCCTACGGGATTACGGCAATACTTCGTACTCAAGATCCCTCTCCTCATTATTATGCTTATGCCTGTTACAGCTTGTTAGAAGAAAGGGAAGAAGCAGAAAAAGCACTTGAGATTGCTTGGGAAAAATCTCAAAGCCCTATTTATGAAAAAATTCGAAGTCAAATTTTGAAAATAAAAAAACAGCAAGCTATCTGTTCAGAGGTCTGA